The DNA sequence GGTGCTCCGCGACCGCGACGCCGTCTCCGGCACCTCCCGGGTCTCCGGCGTCTTCGGCTACGAGCGCGAGTCCGGGCGGTTCCTCGTCCTGGAGGCGCCGGCCGTGGTGCTGGCCACCGGCGGCATCGGCAAGTCGTTCAAGGTGACCTCCAACTCCTGGGAGTACACCGGCGACGGGCACGCCCTGGCGCTGCTCGCCGGGGCCCGGCTGGTGAACATGGAGTTCGTCCAGTTCCATCCGACGGGCATGGTCTGGCCGCCGTCCGTGAAGGGCATCCTCGTCACCGAGTCGGTGCGCGGCGACGGCGGGGTGCTGCGCAACAGCGACGGCAAGCGGTTCATGTTCGACTACATCCCCGACGTCTTCAAGGAGAAGTACGCGGAGACGGAGGACGAGGGCGACCGCTGGTACACCGACCCCGACCACAACCGCCGGCCGCCGGAGCTGCTGCCGCGCGACGAGGTGGCGCGGGCGATCAACTCCGAGGTGAAGGCGGGCCGCGGCTCGCCGCACGGCGGGGTGTTCCTGGACGTCTCGACGCGGATGCCGGCCGACGTCATCCGCCGCAAACTGCCGTCCATGCACCACCAGTTCAAGGAGCTGGCGGACGTGGACATCACCGCGGAGGCCATGGAGGTCGGCCCCACCTGCCACTACGTGATGGGCGGCGTCGAGGTCGACCCGGACACCGCGGCGGCGGTCGGGGTGCCGGGTCTTTTCGCGGCCGGCGAGGTGGCGGGCGGGCTGCACGGCTCCAACCGGCTCGGCGGCAACTCCCTCTCCGACCTGCTGGTGTTCGGACGGCGCGCGGGCCTGTACGCGGCCCGGTACGCGGCCGGGCTGGACGGGGCGGGACGGCCCGCGGTGTCCGACGCGGACGTGGCGTCGGCGGAGGCGGAGGCGCTGCGGCCGTTCGGCGCCGAGGAGAGCACCGGCGGGGCCGCCGAGAATCCGTACGCCCTGCACCAGGAGCTCCAGCAGTCGATGAACGACCTGGTGGGGATCATCCGGAAGGCGCCCGAGATGGAGGAGGCGCTGCGCCGGCTGTCCGGGCTGCGGGCCCGCGCCCGGCGGGCCGGGGTCGAGGGGCACCGGCAGTTCAACCCGGGCTGGCACCTGGCGCTGGACCTGCGGAACATGCTGCTGGTCAGCGAGTGCGTGGCGCGGGCGGCGCTGGAGCGGACGGAGAGCCGCGGCGGACACACCCGGGACGACCACCCGGGCATGGACCGGCGCTGGCGGAAGGCGCGGCTGGTCTGCCGGCTGGCCGACGACAGCACCGAGCCGGCCGCCGAGGACCCGGCGCTGGGCCGCATCCGGCTGGAGCGGCAGGAGCCGCCCGCGATCCGTCCCGACCTGCTGGAGCTGTTCGAGAAGGACGAGCTGAAGAAGTACCTGACGGACGAGGAGCTCACCCGATGAGTTATCAGGCCCGCTTCAAGGTGTGGCGGGGTGACGCTGACGGCGGCGGCCTCACCGACTACGAGGTCGCCGTCAACGAGGGTGAGGTCGTCCTCGACATCATCCACCGGCTGCAGGCCACCGCCGCGCCGGACCTGGCCGTCCGCTGGAACTGCAAGGCGGGCAAGTGCGGTTCGTGCAGCGCGGAGATCAACGGCCGGCCGCGGTTGATGTGCATGACGCGGATGTCGGTGTTCGACCCGGCGGAGACGGTCACGGTGACGCCGATGCGGGCGTTCCCGGTCGTCCGCGACCTGGTGACGGACGTGTCGTACAACTACGCCAAGGCGCGGGACGTGGCCTCGTTCGCCCCGCCGCCGGACCTCAAGCCGGGCGAGTACCGGATGCGGCAGCAGGACGTGGACCGGCTCCAGGAGTTCCGCAAGTGCATCGAGTGCTTCCTGTGCCAGAACACCTGCCATGTGGTGCGTGACCACGAGGAGAACAAGCCCGCGTTCGCCGGGCCGCGCTTCCTGATGCGCGTCGCCGAGCTCGACATGCACCCGCTGGACGCCGCCGCCGAGGCGGGCGTCGACCGCAAGGCGGCGGCCCGCGAGGACCACGGGCTCGGCTACTGCAACATCACCAAATGCTGCACGGAGGTCTGCCCTGAGCACATCAAAATCACCGACAACGCGCTGATCCCGCTGAAGGAGCGGGTCGTCGACCGCTCCTACGACCCGCTGGTCTGGCTGGGCAGCAAGATCCGCCGCCGGGGCGCCGGGCACGGAACGTAATACCACACACCCTCCCGGTAGCGGCTCCGGCAAACCGGTCATACCCTCCGAAGTGTGACGCGGCTTTTGAGGCGGTACGGGCCCGGGGCGCCGGGCCCGGCCATCGTCGGCGCCCTCTTCGCGCTGTGCGTCCTCCTCCTCCCGGCGCCGTCCGTCGCCCGTGCCGAGACCCCGCTCGACCTCGACGCCACCGGGCACGTCACCGACACGGTCGGCGCGCTCGGCCGCCGCCGGCCCCAGGTCGAGGCCGCCCTCGCCCGGCTGGCCGGCCGGGACGTCCAGCTCTACGTCACCTACGTGCACGACTTCTCCGGCCGCACCGGCCGCGAGTGGGCCGACGCCACCGCCGACCGCAACGGCCTGGGCCCCCACGACGTCCTGCTCGCCGTCGCCACCTCCCCCCGGCAGTTCGCCGTCTCCGCCGCCCAGGACTCCGGCTTCCGCGCCGACCAGCTCCAGCAGGTCGCCACCGTCGCCATCACCCCCGCCCTGAAGGCCCACGACTGGGCCGGGGCCGCGATCGGGGCCGCCGACGGCTACCGGTCCGTCCTCGCCGGCCAGGCCGTCCGGCCGCCCGTCATCGTCCCCGGCCGCAGCGACCCCGGGGACAGCGGGCTGCTCCCCGGCGACCGGCGGTTCTGGGCACCCGTGGCGGCCGGGGCGCTGCTCTGCCTGGCCGGACTGCTGCTGCGCCGGCAGCGGCGCCGCCGGGCCCGCCGGCGGGTCACCCTCGTCCCGTTCCGTACCCCCGTAGCCTCCGTCACCGTCTCCGCCTCCACCGAGCCGGGCCTCGCCCGGATGGCCCAGCCGCTCACCCCGCTGCCCGACCTGGAGACGGAGGCGTCGCTCAACCTCGTCGCGACCGACGACGCCGTCCGCACCAGCGCCGAGGAGCTGTCCTTCGCCGTCGCCCAGCTCGGCGAGGCGGCGACGCTGCCGTTCGCCGAGGCCGTCGGCTACGCGCGCGGCGAGCTGGCCGCCGCCTTCCGGCTGCGGCAGCGGCTCGACGACGCCCCCGCCCACGACGACGACTTCCGCCGGCACGCCCTCGACGAGATCTGCTCCCGCTGCACCAGCGCCAACCGGCGGCTGGACGCCGAGGCGGCCGCCTTCGACCGGCTGCGCGCGCTCAAGGCCAACGCGGCGGTCGTCCTCGACCGCGCGGAGGACGCCGCCCGGGCCCTCGAACCACGCATCGACGCCGCCGAGAACGCCCTGTTCGCCCTCCGCCACCGGTGCACCGAGGACGCGCTGGCCCCCGTCTGGCGGTACCCGGCCGAGGCCCGCGACCGGCTCGCCTTCGCGGGCGCCGCCCTGGAGGACGCGCACACCGGCCTCGCCGAGGGCGACCGGGACCGGGCCGCGGTCTCGGTCCGCGCGGCCGAGGCCGCGCTCTCCCAGGCCCGCACCCTGGCCGCCGCCGCCCTCCGGCACGCCCACGAACTCGACGGCGCCACCCGGCGGCTCGCCGAGGCCCTGGCGGACGCGGAGGCCGCGGCGGAGGGCCACACGGAGGGCGCCGCCTTCGACCTGCTCACCGCCGTCCGCCGCGAGGTCGCCTGCGAACGGACCGACCCGCGGGCCGTCCTCCGCCGCATCGACGAGGCCGCCGCCGCCTTCGACGACGACCTGCCCCCCGACGACCCGGCCCGCGCCACCCGCACCCGCGCCCGGACCGGCCGCGCCCTCCTCACCGCCCGCGCCCGGGTCGCGGGCGCCCGCGACTTCATCGCCACCCACCGCGGCGCCGTCGGCGCCCGCGCCCGCACACGGCTCGCGGAGGCCGAGCGGCACCTGACGCTGGCGCGCCGGGACCCGGCCGAGGCCACCCGTGCCGAATTGCTCGCCCTCCAGGCCCGGACGGCCGCCGAACGCGACGTGGGCGTCTACGGCGTCGCCCACGCCATGCCCGACACGGCGCGCCCGGCGCGGGCGCTGGGCGGCGCCCTCCTCGGCGGCATCGTCCTCGCGGGGCTGCTGCCGGCGACGTTCGGCGGCGGCGCGACACGGGGGCGCCTGGCGGCGCCGGAGCGGTGAGGATGCCCCGGTCCCGCCCTTTCACCGTTTCTCGCGGGGGCAAGCCCCCGCACCCCCGAAACCGCGCTCCGCGCGGTTGTCCTCAAACTCCCCTAGAGGGGGGAGTTTGAGGACGAGCGGCGAAGCCGCGAAAAGGGGGTCTGGGGCGCAGCCCCAGGAAACGGCGAAGGGGCGGGACTGGGGCACCCTCCCCCGAGCCTCAATAGAGGCTCATAAGAGCCTCCACCGCATCAGGCGCCCCCGCCTCTCCATCCGGCAAGGCCAACTCAAACCACACCGTCTTCCCCTGCGGAGGAATCCGCCGACTCCCCCAAGCCGCACTCAGCAACCCCACCAACTGCAGGCCCCGCCCCCCTTCATCCGTATCCCGAGCCCGCCGCCGCCGAGGCTGCACCGACCCCGCGTCCCACACCTCGCACACCAGCGTCCGGTCCAGCAGCAGCCGCAGCCGGATGTCCCCCTCCCCGTACCGCAGTGCGTTGGTGACCAGCTCACTCACCAACAACTCGGTGGTGTCCACCAGGCTCTCCAGCCCCCACTGCGGCAGCATTTCCCGGGCCAGCTCCCGGGCCCGGGAGACGGACCGCGGCTCGGGAGGCAGGGTCCAGTCGCCGACGTGCCCGGGCGGCAGCCCCCGCAGCCGGGCCATCAGCAGAGCGATGTCGTCCTCGCCGTGATGAGTGTCCAGAGCGGACAGGACGTGATCACACACGTCCTCCAGCGGCCGGGCCGGATCGGTAAGAGCGTCACGGAACGCCTGGAGCCCCTCGTCCAGCGGGTGATCCCGGGACTCGACCAGACCATCGGTGTACAGCGCGAGCAGCGCCCCGTCCGGCAGCTCCAGGACGGTCTCCTCGAACAGCTCGCCGCCCACCCCGAGCGGCATCCCCGGCTGCACCTCCAGCAGCCGCGCCGGCTTGCCCTCCTCGACCAGGACGGGTGGCAGGTGCCCGGCGTTGGCGACCGTGCAGCGCCGGGTGACCGGGTCGTACACCGCGTAGACGCACGTCGCCAGGTACACCTCGGACAGATCGGCGGGGCGGACGCTCCCCCGCACCCCGCGCGAGGCGGACTGCTTGCCGCCGGGCCGGCCGAGGCCGTGGGCGATCTCGTCGAGGGCGGACAGCACCTCGGCCGGTTCCATGTCCAGCATGGCCAGGGTCCGTACGGCGGTGCGGAGTTCGCCCATGGCGACGGCGGCCCGCAGGCCGCGGCCCATGACGTCGCCGACGACCAGGGCCGTACGGTGGCCGGGCAGTTCGATGACGTCGAACCAGTCGCCGCCCACCTCGGTCGCCGCGTTGCCGGGCAGATAGCGGCAGGCGATCTCCAGCCCGGCGGCCTCGGGGTCGACCGGGGGCAGCAGGCTGCGCTGGAGGATGAGGGCCCGCTCGTGCTCGCGCCGGTAGAGGCGGGCGTTGTCGATGCAGACCGCCGCCCGCGAGGCCAGCTCCACGGCGACGGCCGTCTCCCGCTCGCCGAACGGCTCGCTGCCCTTGGTGCGGGTGAACTGGACCAGCCCCATCACCGTGTCCCGGGCGACCATCGGCACCGCCAGCGTGCACTGCGCCGACATGCCCGGCTCGGGCGGTTCGGCGCCCTCCCGCCCGCCGCCGGGGACGGCCTGCACCTGGGCGGTGCGCAGGGCGCCGGCACACGGCGAGTGGAAGGGGTACCGGTGCACCTCGCCGACCTGGATGGCCTTCTCGTCGGGCTCGTCGGAGGCGACCGGCGCGCCCGACACGGCGCTGGCGAAGGCGACGCGGCGCAGCTCGGCGCTGCCGTCGGCCAGGCCGGGCGGCGCCTCGTCGCCGGCGAGCAGCCCCTGGTAGAGGTCGACGGAGGCGAGGTCGCAGAACTGCGGGACGGCGACGTCCAGCAGTTCGCGGGCGGTGGTCTCCAGGTCGAGGGAGGTGCCGATACGGGCGCTGGCCTCGTTGAGCAGCGCCAGGTTGCGCCGGACGCCGGCGGCCTCCCGTTCGGCGCGGCGGCGGCCGGTGACGTCGGTGGCGATGGCGGCCACGCCGATGGGCCGCCCGCTGCCGCCGTGCAGCCGGTAGAGCGACACCGACCAGCGGCGGCGTTCGGCCTTGCCGGGGATCGGCCCCATCAGTTGGAGATCGGCCACCGGCCGGCCCGTGTCGAGGACCTGGCGGAGCGCGAGCGTCAGCCGTTCGGCCTCGGTGCGGGGCAGGAACTCGTGCGGCCTGCGGCCCCGGTGCCAGGCCACGGGACGGCCGAGGGCCTGGGCGAAGCTCTCGTTGACGCGGAGCAGCCGCAGGTCCGTGCCGAAGAAGAAGAACCCCAGGGGAGATTGGCCGAAAACGGCTTCCGACGCCGCGATGTCGGTCTCTATTCCCTGGAGCGCCCGGACGTCGACGGCCACACAGAGCGCGGCGCGCTCGCCGCGCTCGTTCCGGCTGGGCATCACGTAGACCTCGGCGAGGCCCTGCTGCCGCCCGTCGCGCTGGTACGGGACGAGGCCGGTCCGGGCGCGGGCGTCCGGCTCCGCACCGAGCGGCAGGTCCCCCGGGCCGCCCAGGTCGCCCAGGTCGCCCAGGTCGCCCGAAAAGAGGACCCCTTGCTGCGCGGCGGCGAACACGTCCTGGGGATCCCGGCCGACCGCCTGACCCGGAGTTATTCCGAAGAGCTCGGTGGCGCGCTCGCTCCACTGCTCGATCCGGCCGTCGGGTCCCAGCGAGAACGACGCCACGCGGATGTAGTCGTAGAGGGATCCGGGCGGGCTGTTCTGCCACATCGAGGTCGTGTCCTTACCCTCTGGGCCGCCCGCCTCGGCGCCCGCTGGCTTTTCGCTCACGTGCCCGTCCCCTCCGGCTCATGTGCTCGCACCGGCATCAGAAGGCCGAGTATCCAGCACGGGAGGCCCTCGGAACACGGACTTCACGATCACAGCACGGTCTCGACCCGCAATGGGTCTTCCCCGGGTTCCTAACCTGGCAAGCTCAGTTCGAACCACACCGTCTTGCCGTTGTCACCCCGGCGGGTACCCCAGCGGCGGGACGCCAGTGCGACGAGTTGCAGTCCACGCCCGCCCTCGTCGTCGGCTTCGGCCACACGTTCGCGGGGCGGATCGGGCAGCGGATCGGAGACCTCGACCTGCAGCACCCGGCCGGCGCGGGAGTACATCCGGACGCCGATGGGGCCGGTGGCGTGCCGCAGGGAGTTGGTGACGAGCTCGCTCACGAGGAGGACGGTGACGTCGGTGACGTCCGCCAGTCCCCAGGCGAGCAGGGTGTCGCGGACGAGCGTACGGGCGGTGCGCACCGCACCGGCCTCGGCGGGGAAGCTCCATTCGGCGAAACCCGGCGTCGATGCCAGTGCGCTGTCGCTCACGCCGACCACTTCCCAGACCGCTCTGATGCGACCCAGCCGGAATGCCCGGCTTGGGACCAATAATCAGCACATACCCGGTATGAGGGTCGGTGTACCGCTCCGGCCCGCAGTCGGGTTACGGCGGGTGACGACGCGCCGATGGGACAGGCGGGACGGGTGTGCGTGGCCTGAACAGGGTGAAGGAAGGGGCCCGGCTCCGGAAACGGCCACGGGTGGCCCCCCGGTCAGGGGGCCACCCGTACGCGTTCGACTATGTAGAGCTGCCGGCGGCCCCTCTTGTCCGGGGCCTTGTCCGTCGCCTTGTCCGGCGTCTCCAGGCTCTCGTCCAGGCGGTCGGCCACGCGCTCGGCCTCCAGCCTGGTGGCGTACCGCCCGACGCGGTAGCGATTGCCGTTGTCGTCCTGGCGGATCACCAGCCAGGGCAGGACCGGTTCGTTCTCACTCATCGCCCCTGCCCCTCCGCCGTCGCACCCTTCGGGAAGAAACCGCAGTCCGCATATGCCCGAGCGTACGCCCGACCTTTACGCAGCGGATACGGGTTTTCACGAAGAGGTGCGCATTCGGCCATGCGTACGCGCGCCCTCAGGCGCGCGCACGCGCGCCGTCACGCCTTGGAGGCCGACGGGACCGCGTCCTCGGACTCGCTCGCCGCCTCGGCGCGCTCGGCCTCCGCGATCTCCTCCTCGGCGGCGACCAGGGAGGGGTTGCGCCAGGCGCTCCGCACACCCCACATGTAGAAGACCAGGCCGATCAGGGCGACGACCAGCAGGTCCCAGCCCTCGGCCAGGTAGCCCTTGCCGTTGTAGTCCTTGCCGCCGGCCCACGAGACGAAGGCCATGACCAGCAGGTACGCCACCATCCAGGCGCCGGCCTTGAGGTGCGGCTTGAGCTCGGCCCACGGCTTGCGCAGCTCGTACCAGGCCCAGATCGGCAGACCGACCGCCATGATCAGGATGACCTTGCCGGTGAGCGGCCACTTGCCCCAGTAGAGGACCAGCGAGCCGAAGATCATCGCGACGGGCGCGATGACGGGCATGGCGCGCAGCTTCACCGGGCGGTTGATGCCCGGGGCGATGCGGCGCAGCGACATCACGGCGACGGGGCCGGTGATGTACGAGATGACGGTCGCGATCGAGACGATCTCGGCCAGCGAGCCCCAGCCGCGGAAGACCGCGAGGAACAGGAAGGCGATGACCAGGTTGAGCAGCAGGGCCGGACGCGGCACGCCGGTCTTCGGGTCGACCTTGCCGAAGATGCCCGGCAGGTGGCCGTTCTCCTGCACACCGTGGATCATGCGCGAGGTGGTCGCGGCGTAGATCATGCCGGTGCCGGACGGGGAGATGAACGCGTCCGCGTAGAGGACGATCGCCAGCCAGTTCAGGCCCCAGGCGATGGCCAGGTCGGCCAGCGGGGACTTGTAGGTGAGGGCGCTCCAGCCGTCGCCGAGGTCGGCGGCGGGGACGGCCATCAGGAAGGCGACCTGCAGCGCGATGTAGATGACCAGCGCGATCAGAATCGAGCCGATGACGGCCTTCGGCAGCGACTTGCCCGGGTTGCGGGCCTCCCCGGCCATGTTCAGCGGGGACTGGAAGCCGTTGTAGGCCCAGACGATGCCGGAGGTCGCCACGGCGGTGAAGACGGCGCTCCAGCCGTTGGGCGTGAAGCCGCCCGCCACCTTGATGTTGTGGGTGTCGAAGTGCGACCACATCAGGGCGCCGGCGGTCAGGACCGGGACGACGACCTTGAAGACGGTGATCGCGTTGTTGGTCTTCGCGAACAGGGTGATCGCGAACCAGTTCAGGAAGAAGTAGAAGACCAGCAGGACGCTGGCGAGGGCCACACCGGAGCCGGTGAGCTCCTTGCCGTCGTACAGCTCCTTGGCCCAGCTCCACTTCCAGGAGCTCATGTACTGGACGGAGGCGGTCGCCTCGCCGGGGATGACGGAGACGATCGCGATCCAGTTGGCCCAGGCGGCGAGGTAGCCGGCGAGCGAGCCGTGCGAGTACTGGCCGTAGCGGACCATGCCGCCGGCCTTGGGGAACATCGCACCCAGCTCGCTGTAGGTCAGGGCGATGGTCAGCGCCACGACGGCACCGATGACCCAGGCCAGGATCGCCGCCGGCCCGGCGATGCCGGCGGCGCGCTGGGCGCCGAAGAGCCAGCCGGAGCCGATGATCGACCCGAGGCCGACGGCCGTCAGGGCCACCGGACCGAGGGTCCGGCGGTAATTGGAGTGGGAACCCCGTTCGGTACTCAAGCCCCGGCTCTCCTTTTCTTTCTTACTCCCCCACAGCAGGACACAAACCGCGCCATCGTACGAGCGATTTGGCCGGGTCGGTTCTGCCAAAAGCCCCTGAGCTGGGGCTATGTGAGTTTTGCAACACAAGAAACCAGGGCTTTATATGGGTGCATACAGGGGCATCCCGCACAGTTCCTACCCTCGGGTAGGGAGTGCGGGTAAGGGTCTCTTTCCGGCCACGCTCCTGACTCGTGAGTCAGTTCCACCGGACGTCGGAAGCGTTCACGAGGACGACATGCCGCCTTCACCGTCAGGTGGTACGCGAAACGCGGTCCGCCCGGTTCCCCTCACCCCCCTGTGAACCCGGTTACTTCCGGCTACTTCACCGGAAGGTGGTACGCGACGCGGTGCCGCTCGGCCAGCATCACCACGTCCGCCGTCTCCACCGCCCGCCCGCCCGCGAAGTACGTCCGCGAGACGACCAGCACGCAGTGGCCCGGCACCCCGCCCAGCGCCAGCGTCTCCTGCGCCAGGCCCGGGCGGGCGCTGATCTCCTCGGTGACGTTGTCCACGACGAGGTCGATGGCCGCCATCCGCTCGACCACCCCCCGGCCGGCCAGCGGGCCCTCCTCGGGGAGCATCACCGGCGTCCGGCCGGTGACGGCGAGCGGCTCCCAGGAGGTGGAGAGCATCGCCGGCTCGCCGGCGCAGCGGAACAGGTAGTCGGTGCGCATCACCCGGTCGCCGGGCGCGATCCGCAGCCGCTCGGCGACCGCGGGCGAGGCGGACAGCTGCTCGCTGCGGGCCTCCCAGGCGCCCTTGACCCGGGGGTCGGCCTGCTCCTGGCGGAACGACGAGGACTCCCCCACCCCCCGGTAGCCGGTACGCACCACGGCGCGCCGCTCGGGCCGCTCCCGGACGTAGGTGCCCGACCCGGACCGGCCCTCCACCAGCCCCTCGGCCATCAGCACCTTGCGGGCCTCCAGGGCGACCGTGTCCGAGACGCCGTACTGCTCGCGGATGCGGGCCTGGGAGGGGAGGCGGGTGTGCGGCGGCAGCTCGCCGGCGACGATCTTCTGACGGAGATCGCCGGCGACGCGGAGATATGCGGGCTGGTCACCGAATGCCACGTCCACTCCCAAGGTTGACTTTCCGCAACAGCTTCGCAACTCACCGTGGCGATCCGCAACTAAGGGCCAAGGAATCACTAGATGTGGTGAATTGCAGCTCAGAAGGGTGTGAGCGCCGCCCTGACGCACGTGCAATACGCACTCTCCGGCGGCACATCTGCGACGATGCGGACGATCCCAGTGATCTTCGGAAGGACCGGCCGACAGGGGGCGATCCGGGACCTTCGGGAGATCCGGGGAGCCGGTGACCCTAAGGAGCCCTCGTGCGCCGCCGCCCCCTTCTCTGCGTCCTGCTGTGTGCCCTCCTGCCGGCCTGCGCCCCCGCCCGGACGACCGTCCGCCCGGCGGACCCCGCGACGGCCGGCGCCAAGGGCGTGGGCGACCCCTTGTTCCCCACCATGGGCAACGGCGGCTACGAGGTGGACCACTACAACCTCGCCCTCTCCTACGAGCCGAAGGACGGGAGCATCACCGCCACCGCGGAGATCAGCGCCCGCACCGACCAGGCCCTGTCATCGTTCAGCCTGGACTTCCACGGCCTCCAGGTGGACCGGGCGACGGTCGACGGCGCCCCGGCCACGGCCACCCGCACCGGCGACGCACTCCGTCTGACGCCCGCCAAGGAACTGGCCTCCGACACCGCCTTCACCGCCGTCATCACCTACCACGGCGTCCCCGAGGCGCTCACCGATCCCGACGGCTCGCAGGAAGGCTGGCTGAAGACCCCCGACGGCGCCGTGGCCCTCGGCGAGCCCAACGGCTCCATGGCCTGGTTCCCCGGCAACCACCACCCCTCCGACAAGGCCGCCTACGACCTCACCGTCAGCGTCCCCGAGGGCGTGACAGCCGTTTCCAACGGCGAACTGAGCAAACAGGAAACGGCGAATGGCCGAACCTCCTTCAGCTGGCACACCGCCGAACCCATGGCCAGCTACCTGGCGACCGTCGCCATCGGCTCCTTCACCCTCGACCGCACGGCCGCCGGCACGGTCCCGCAGACCGTTGCCATCCACACCGCCCAGGCGAAGCGGGCCACCGACGTCCCGGCCTGGGTCGCCTCCGCCACCGACTGGGGAGCCCGGCTCTTCGGCCCGTACCCCTTCTCCTCCACCGG is a window from the Streptomyces mobaraensis genome containing:
- a CDS encoding M1 family metallopeptidase, which codes for MRRRPLLCVLLCALLPACAPARTTVRPADPATAGAKGVGDPLFPTMGNGGYEVDHYNLALSYEPKDGSITATAEISARTDQALSSFSLDFHGLQVDRATVDGAPATATRTGDALRLTPAKELASDTAFTAVITYHGVPEALTDPDGSQEGWLKTPDGAVALGEPNGSMAWFPGNHHPSDKAAYDLTVSVPEGVTAVSNGELSKQETANGRTSFSWHTAEPMASYLATVAIGSFTLDRTAAGTVPQTVAIHTAQAKRATDVPAWVASATDWGARLFGPYPFSSTGATIGSGPSIDYALETQTRPYFNHAPDEISLVHEIAHQWFGDSVTPGSWQDMWLNEGFATYAEWLWQEQHAGPTAADTFAEYYALPKTDDLWTFPPANPPSAEDISGDPVYYRGAMTLHRLRETVGDANFSTILRTWTTDHRHGNVRTTDFTDLCTKLAGKDLSPLFQKWLYTSGKPAAP